TTACGGGCCCATCAGCAAGTGGGTCAGAGTAAGGTACACCAAGCTCGATCATGTCCGCACCATTTTGATCCAAGACCCGCAAAGCTTTTGCTGTCGTCTCTAAGCTAGGATCACCAGCCGTAATGAATGGAATAAGAGCAGGTTGCCCTTTAGCTCGCAGTTCTTCAAATCGAGCGGAAACGGATATCATGACGTAAAAATTCCCACAAAATGTAGTCCCGTATTATAGTAGCGCCTCATGGCTACTTGTTACTGATACCAGTTCAAGCCAATAGGACTGAATTCATTGCTTCGCAAAGACTTCAGTCCTATTGGGGTTTGCACTTCCCAGTGCGAATTAGTCCGACTTGTTTGGTGATCGCTTCACCTTGAGAGGTAAATGCTCCCCATGTTTCTACAGCATTTAAAATTTCCTCACGGCGATCGCTGTTGACAATTTCGCAAACACCAGTATCACGTTTACAAATGAACCACTGTTTTAAGGCAACGCGATCGTAGGGATTTTGTGAATTGTTAATTTGAGTAGACATAAGTACCCGCACAGAATAAATACCCAAACCCTTAAGGTTGCACCCTACAGGGGTGCAACCTTAAGGGTTTGGGTTTGTAATTAATCTCTCATGATTTGTGTAAAGTAGCAGCTTGCATCATTTCCCTAAACGTAGTAAAAGAAATCATAGATTTGTTAAGGTTTTGTAAAATATTGCAACCTACTTAAGAGATACTCAATAAATATAAACATTGAAAATGGCGTTAACTATGGCGCAAGTCTTTGGAGAATTTACAGAAGATTTTTCGGAAAGAAGCGAATTTTTGGTTCTTGGATTTTCTCCATCCTCTCTACCAATTCAGCTACGCTGGAAGACAAATGGGCTTTCAGCTGATTTCCTAGGAGACTATGTTAAAAACTTTTTCCCAGGCGATACTAGTGCTGCCTTAAATAAACAAACTGAAGTTCGTCATGCAGTTAGTTTTGTCGCTAATGAATTGCTGGAGAATGCAATGAAATACAGTGATAAAAGTGCAGGACAACCAATTAATTTGGAAGTACATTTGTTCAGTGATCGCCTAATATTTATATCAAAAAATAGTGTTAATCAAGATGCGATCGCTAATTTTCATTCTTACTTACAAAAAATTACCACTGGTGATGTTGGTGAGATGTATATTAACCAAGTTGAAAAAAGTGTTGACATTGATGAATCTGAAAGTTCTGGACTTGGCTATTTGACCATGATTATGGACTATGATGCAGTCCTAGGTTGGAAGTTTGAACAGATTTCTGACAATAATCCCGCCACAATAGTAACAACAATGGTGCAGTTGCCTCTCTAGAGACTTATTTAACAGAAACTATTTACAGAAACTATTTGAGTCTTTTCTAGTTAGTGTTACTAAACGCATTAATCAAATTAATCAAGTTTGTATTAGGAGAATTTCAAAGAATGGAAGTTAAAGGAGATGATTATCGGGTCTGGTATGAACAAGCAGATACAGTTATCTATTGTCAAGGATCTTTACGTCTAGCAGGTACGGAAGAATATGCCCCAATTGTCCAAATTTTAGAAAATGTAATTGGACAAAACCCTAAAAAGATCACTCTAAATCTCTGTCAATTAGAATTTTTAAATAGTTCAGGCATTAATGTTC
This genomic stretch from Pseudanabaena galeata CCNP1313 harbors:
- a CDS encoding slr1659 superfamily regulator, producing the protein MEVKGDDYRVWYEQADTVIYCQGSLRLAGTEEYAPIVQILENVIGQNPKKITLNLCQLEFLNSSGINVLSKFVIKVRQKETIKITVQGSENIPWQGKSLKNLQRLMPSLNLDWI
- a CDS encoding DDE transposase family protein; its protein translation is MSTQINNSQNPYDRVALKQWFICKRDTGVCEIVNSDRREEILNAVETWGAFTSQGEAITKQVGLIRTGKCKPQ
- a CDS encoding DUF6272 family protein, translating into MAQVFGEFTEDFSERSEFLVLGFSPSSLPIQLRWKTNGLSADFLGDYVKNFFPGDTSAALNKQTEVRHAVSFVANELLENAMKYSDKSAGQPINLEVHLFSDRLIFISKNSVNQDAIANFHSYLQKITTGDVGEMYINQVEKSVDIDESESSGLGYLTMIMDYDAVLGWKFEQISDNNPATIVTTMVQLPL